GCCAAGCCGATGCGTCCGGTCGGGCTGGCATAGAACAGGTTGGGCTCCTTGTAGACGATGGTGAAGTTCTTGTCGTCCCGAACCTTGATCTCCTCGATGATCGCCGAGAACGTTCGGAACGTCACCGGGATCAACGGGTGGTTCTGGACCTCAAGGGTGAACAGGACATCGGCGGTGGTGATGGGGACCCCGTCCGACCAGAAGGCCTCATCGCGGATCGTCCAGTCCACTTCCTGGCGCACGAAGTTCCCCGCCGCGTCGCGGACGATCCGAAGACGGCCGTTGGCCTCGCTGGGGACCTCCGTGGCCAGCCCGGGCAGAAGGTTCCCTTCGGTGTCGAAATAGGTGAGGCCGATGAAGAACAAGGCCATCACGTTCTCTTTCGTGTCGGCTGCACCCTCCCACGGATTGAGCTGGTCCGGTTCCTGGGTTGTCCCAATGACGATGTTGTTCTGGTCTGGCCCACCCCATACAATCGCTCCCACCAGAACAATCAACAGAAATGCCATTCCAACCTTGTGCACCATCGAACACCTCCTTGCATCAAACACGCTGGTTGAGACGCCTCATCCAAATGGAGGTTGCCAGGTGCCTCCCTTCCCACCCCCTTGCGCTCCGAGGACATGGCCCAGCTCGGGGCCGGAGTCAACGCTGGGGGGCATTATACGTGGTTCCCGGCGGGAAGTGAAGAGCTCTGCCTCTAGCCTGTGTGGGAAACCGGGAACCTCCGCCCCGGGGCTTCCTCATCGTCTTCATTCTCAACGCGAGTGGACCTGGGCCGAAAAAAGCCCGGCCCATTCGGGCCGGGCCCCGTCCGTCAACCGAAGAACCCCTGGCTTAGGGGCCCTCCAGGGCCCCGATCGTGGTCTGCCACCACACGATCCTGACCACGTCCGTATAGGAGATCGGCATCCCGATCCGGAAGTTCAGGCTGGGCACCAACGCCCCGGTGTACCCCTCCGGCACCCCCACCACGAGCGGGTTGGTGGGTGGGCTGACCATAAACTCTCGCAGCCGCACGAATCCCGACGAGCGGTCGAGGTTCCCATCGCCGTCCATGTCCAGGCGCAGGTCCATGTAGATGGACGTGGCCCCGGTGACCTGGAACGCGTACGTCACTCGGTTCGATACCACCGAGCCCTCGAACACCAGGCGCCACCCCTCGGTGGTGGGCTCAGGGATCAGCCCAAGCGGGGATGGACCGGCCTCGGTGGACACCCCCACGAACTGGCCGTCGGTGCGGAGCTCGATCCGGTAAGCGTGCGGGGTGGTCCAAGTGGACGCCCCGTTCACGGTGATCCGCCAGGTGTCGGTGCCCCACACGTAGATCCCGGGGATCCCGAACATGGGGGGCATCCCGGGGATCCCGGTCCACACCACCGTCACCGGCCGCGTGGTCTGCCCGGTGGCGCCCATGTTGTCCATCACGTACAGGGTCACGTTGTAGGTGCCGGGCAGGGTGTAGGTCCACGTCACGACTGCCCCCGTCCGGTCCACCACCCCGTCCCCGTTCAGGTCCCACTGGTAGGCGATGATGGACCCATCGGGGTCATAGGACCCGGTGCCGTTGAACGTCACCGATGTCCCCGGAAGCGGGGTCGGAGGCGTGTAGGTGAACTGGGCCACCGGCGGCTGGTTTACCGCGAAGGGGGTCAGGGCCACATCGAGGGTGCGGGTCCGCCCAGCGATGATGAACACCCGGACCGAGTGGTCCTGGTACCCGGACTTGCGGATGAGGACATCGTGGAACCCGGCAGTGAGGTTGAGGGTCCGCGGCGTCCACCCCCGGAACACCCCATCCACGTACAGACGGGCCAGGGAAGGCGTGGTGTTCACCACAAGCGTCCCATAGCCGGGGGCCACCCCCGACACGATCTCAAAGCTCGTGAAGTCGAACGCTCGCTCCGCCGGCTCCGGCACCAGCCCCTGGATCTGCACCTGGAACTGGAGCGGGTCTGGGCTCAGGATCGGGAACGGGATCTCCACCGAGAACCCGCCGAAGATCCCCGGGATGGGCTGGGTTACAGCCATGATCTGCAGCCACTCCGTGCCTGTGGGCGGATCCACCCTCCATCGGAACGTGCCCGGCCGGGGCAACGTGTGCCGGCCGGCCGGGAAGTAGTTCTGCTGGTCGTACTGGTTGGGGAAGATCTGCTGCACTCGGCCGTCGGGCAGGATGTCCCAGATGTAGATGTACGCGGCCTTGTTCACCTCGAAGTTGACCTGAACGTACTCGCCGATCGCATACGCCGGCTTGTCCACCCAAATCCGTACCGTAAGCCCTTCCGGCGTCGGGGGCTCGATGATGATCCCCTTCGGCTCCACCTGGCCCAAGCCGGTGGCGGCCAGGGCCAGCACCAATGCCACGATCCATGCCATCTTCTTCATGCACTACCTCCTTTCCGGTTGCAACACGCGCTCCATGATCTGCGCCAAGACTGGCGCCCTAACCGCCGCCAAAAGAGCGTCGATTTCCGGGGCCAACGGCGTGCCCGTCCGCGCGAGCTTCCCGAGCTCGCTTTGGACAAACAAAAGCATCCCATCGTAATCCGTAAAACTCCCCGACACCCCGGTGATGAAGTCCCCGAGGATGCGGGCCACCTCCATCCTGAGCGCGGGGCTGTATGCACCGAGGACGACGAAGGTGGCCGCGCCCAGCCGGGCCCGCAACTGGAGCTCGGAGGCGACGTAGTCCCACCGCTGCGTCTGCATCCCCTTGGCGATCGCTTTGGATGCGGTGACCAGAAGATGATCCATGACCACACCCTGCTGGAGGACCGGGATGAGGATCTGGGTGAGCTGGATGGCGACCTCTACAGGCACCGTGGCCAACGCTTCGAAGAACGGCTTGGCCACGCGGGGATCAACCGTGCCCTGAGCGAACGCGCCCGGCAGGATGCCGAGCCACGATGCCTTCACCTCGGGCGGCAGGCTCGACCGCTCTAGCCAGTCCAGCACCTGGGCCGGGGAAACCTGTTCCACGATGAGCGGGACCTGGGCCTGGGCGATGGCCCACGCCCCTACCACGAGGACCGCCACCACGCGACGGATCACGAGCCCCCCCCGATGTACCGCACCGAGGCGTACTCGCCGAAGCTGCGGACGTACTCGTCGGCCAAGGGGTCCTGGCCGATCCACCGCCCGTCCACGACGAACGCGTACTCGTACCGCCCGGGAGGAAGGGCGATGGTCGCGGTCCAGATACCGTCGCCATCCGGATCGGCCAGGGGCACCGGCTGCCAGGCGGAGAAGTCCCCGACCACGGCCACCATCCGGGCGCCGGGGACGGCCACCGCGAACAGGCTGCCCCCGTGGGCAAGAAGGGGGGACGGACCCGGCGCCGATAGGCGCCCGATGACGAACCCGATGGCCAACACGGCCACACCGCACCCGGCAAGGGCCCACCGCCACCGCGCCCGGGCGAGCCGGGCCCAAAATGGACGCCGATCCGGGCGGGCAGCGAGTTCGGCCATGACCCGGGCCTCCATCCCCGCCAGGCGGGGCAGCCCCGCTTCCACTTCTTGGGCGATGGCATTCCGAATGCGCTCGTCCAGTTCGTCAAACGGCATCATGGATCACCCCCCGTTCCGCGAGCTCGGCCCGTACCAGGGCCCGCGCCCGGTGCAGGCGCGTCTTCACCGTCCCCAGCCGGAGGCCGAGGGTCTCGGCGATCTCCTCCAGAGAAAGCTCGTGCCAGTACCGCAGCACGAGCGGGGCCCGGTACGCCTCCGGGAGCCCCCACACCGCCTCCCGAACCGCGGCCTCCATGTCTTCCCGCCACACCATGTGCGCTGGGTCCTCGGCCCAAATGGCCTTGGGCATGGGATCACGCCGGCGCCGCCGGAGCGCGTTCTTGGCCACGTTGGCGGTGACGGCGAACAGCCAAGTGGAGAACTTGCGCGAAAGATCGTACCGATCCAGGCGCTGGTAGGCGCGGATGAACGCGTCCTGAACCACGTCCTCGGCGTCGGCCCGGTTGCGGACGATGGCCATGGCCACCCCGAATGCCGCGTTCTTGTACCGGCTCACGATCTCCCCCCACGCCTCCAGGTCCCCGTTCAGGCTACGTTGGATGAGCACCAGCTCTCCTTCGGACACCTGGCCTCCTTCCGCGGGAATATACACCGTGCCGGAAGGGAGGGTTTCGGGCGGGACACGTGTCCGCCGGCCGACGGACGGAACCGCTGAGCGGAGTTCGCTGTATTCCTCTGGGGTACGCGTGAGTCGGGCTACGCTCGGGCCAGTTGAAGCACAAGGAGGTCGGTATGCGCAGTGTCGGCAAGGTAGCGGTGTTGGTCCTTCTCGGGCTGGGGCTTTCCGGGTGCGCGTGGCTGTTCACCCCGCTCCAGGCGGTGCTCACGGCGACGCCTACGTCCGGCGTGGCCCCTCTGAGCGTGACCTTCAGCGCGGCCGGCTCGACCGGAACGATCGTTTCCTTCACCCTGGACTTCGAGACCGACGGGACCGTGGACTACACCGGCACGGACATCACCGTGGCCGTGGTCCATACCTACGACGCGCCCGGGACGTACACCGCCACCCTCACCGTGCAGGACGCCCGGGGCAGGACGAACGCGGCCACGGTGACGATCACTGTGACTGCTTCGCCCACGACGACGGTGAGCCTGGGGGCCATCCCCGCCAGCGGCCCCGCCCCCCTCGACGACGTGGACTTCTGGGTCACCATCAATGCCGCTCCCGGGAGGAGGATCGTCCACCTCAGACTGGAGTACGGCGACGGATCGCCGGATTTCGAGGCCACCGTGGACCTCGTGGCCTACAACGGCCTGCTCACCGGTCATTCCTACACCGATCCGGGGACCTATACCGCCACGCTAACCGCCACGGACGACGAGGCCCAGGCGACCTCGGCGTCGGTGATGATCACCGTGACCAGCCCGCCGCCGGAGATCACGTCGTTCAGCGTGTACGATGGCGTAAATCCGCCCGTCAAGTTCGACGATGTCGATCCCACACTGGCCATCACCGCTGGTCATACGGTCGACTTCGACTTCGCTGCCCAGGCGGCCGCGGGGAGGGAGATCGCCAAGTACACGCTTCTATGTCCGGGAAGCGACATCCCCTCCCTGACCGAAGAGGGACTGACCGGGAACACGCTGACCCGCAACGACTTGATGCGAACCTACGCCACGGCAGGCACGTACACGGCAACGCTGCAGGTGTGGGATGATGTCGGGAACTCCGACTTGGCCACCCTGACCATCGAGGTCACGGCCCCGTAGGATCAGCGCTCTATGACCGACCTCCGCGGCCCCGCCCGGCATGGGCGGGGCCGTTTCTTCGGGATGAACCCGAGGAGGGCGAGGGCCCCGGCGAGAGCGAGGGCCGGACCGTCCCCGACGCGGGCGTAGGGGGTGAGACCTGTGTACAGGGGCACCCGCAGCGTGAGCACCCCCTGCTCCCAGGGAGGCAACCGCCCGAGGTCCTTCCCCGAAGGTCCCCAGCCCCCGGTGAACCCGGTCTGGCCCGCTTGAACGAACGCCCGACCGGTCTCCGCCGCCCGGAGCGCCCCCAGGGCGTAGTGCTCCCACAGGATCCGGGTCCGGCCGAACCAGGCGTCGTTGGTGGGGGTGAGGAGCACTTCCGCCCCGCCGCGGGCCAGTTCCCGGCTGATCGCCGGAAATGTGGATTCGAAACAGATCATGACCCCGTAGGAGCCCACCGGGCGCACCCCCTCCCCGGGGGCCTGGTCGACGGGCAACAACCGGGCGAACAAGGGCCCCAGCCCCAGCCGGCGCCAGATCTCCCGCCCGGGCACGTACTCGCCGAACGGGACCAGGTGTGTCTTCGCGTACGTGCCCACCACCTCCCCAGCCGGGGAGAGGACGAGGATCGTGTTGTAGATGCGGCCGGACCGGAAATCGCCTGTCCCCACCAGGAGTGTGGCGTTCAGGCGCCGGGCCGCGTCTTGGAAGAGGGCAAGGTGCTCCGGCTCCTGACGCAGGAACGCAGGGAGCGCGTTCTCCGGGACCACCACCAGGTCCAGCGGGGGGGCGATCCCAGCGAGGAGCTCCCGGTACCGGGCCACGAGGTCCGGCAGGCGTTCCGGATCCAGCCGGTCCGCCTGGGGGATGTTCGGCTGGACCAAGGCCACGGTGAGCGCCCCCTGGGGCGGCAGGGCCGGGCTGGCCCAGGCCAGGGCGAGGAGGGCCAGCGGGCCAAGGGCGGTACCCGGGAGCCAGCGCCGCCGGCGCAGGCCCCGGGCGAGACACCCGGCCGTCCACGCCACCCCGAGGGACAGGAGCCACGGGCCGCCAAGGGCAGAAGCTGAGAGGAACGGGGTTCCGGACACCGCCGCCGGGAGCGAGCCAAACGTGAACCCCAGCGGTCCGGCAGCTCGGGCCACCTCGAGGAGCGTCCACGCCCCAGCCCACAGGAGGGGCGAGGCCCGGATCCCCCCCACACCAGCGAACACGACGGCGAACAGCGCCCCGTAGATGGCGAGCGCCCCACACACGAGGAACGCCACCCCACCCACGAACGGCCGCAGCGAGAGGAGCGAGGAGAACTCCAGGGCGAAGAACAGGACCCCAAAAGTCGCCCCCACCGCGGCCCCCCGCCGCACGCCGGCGCCGTCCACCGCCCAGAACAGGGGCACCAACGCGACCCACGCCAGCATCGCCATCCCGGGAAAGAACGCCGCCCACAACAGGCCAGCCGCGAGTGCCCCGGCCAGTACGCGAACGAAGAGGACCACAAGCCATTGTACCCGCTCGGACGAGGGCTTGGCTTCGGCGAGGCCTGGCAATGGCTTCGGGAACGTTACTTGAAAAGCACCTAAAGCGCTCCCTCCGACCAGATCCGGTATAATCCGGGCCAAGGGGGACCGATGCATCCGATCCTCGTGCGGTTGGGCCCAATCGAGATCCGTTACTACGGGCTGATGTACGTGATCGCCTTCGTCCTCGGCTACTTCATCATCCGTGCCGAGGCCCGGCGGAAAGGGCTGGTCACGTCGTCCGAGGACGTCCTGGACCTCTTCCTCATCACCATCCCCCTCGGGATCCTGTTCGCGAGGGCCTACTACGTGGCCTTCCAGTGGGAGCGGTACCGGTACGCCCTGTGGGAGATCCCCCAGGTGTGGCACGGGGGGCTGGCCATCCACGGGGGGCTCCTCGGCGGGGTGCTCGGCCTCCTGATCTTCTCCCGCTGGAAGCGGGTCGCGTTCTGGCGGCTCGCCGACGCATCGGTCCCCGCACTGGCCCTGGGCCAGGTGCTGGGCCGAATCGGCAACTTCCTGAACGGCGATGCCTTCGGCACCCCCACGGATCTCCCGTGGGGGGTGGTGTTCCCCCCCACGTCCATGGCTGGCCAGTTCTATCCCGGCCAGCCAGTGCACCCGGCGATGCTGTACGAGGCGGTGGGGGTGCTCCTGATCTTCGTCCTCCTGTGGCGGCTGCGGCGACGGCCGGCGCAGCCGGGGTTCCTGGCCGCGGTCTACTTCCTCGCCTACGGGGCGTTGCGGTTCGTGTGCGAGTACTTCCGCGGGGATGCCCTGATGCTCGGGCCGTGGCGGGCGGCCCAGGTGGCGAGCGTGCTGCTCGTCATCGGCTTCGCCAGCTGGCTCCTCGCCCGCAAGCTGTGGCGCCCGATCCGGTGACCGCAGAAGAGACCGCTCTCTCGGAGAGCGGCTTCTCTTTGCCCCGGGCTCCGGACAGGCCGGGACCAGGTACAATCCGAGCATGAATAGCCGGGACCTGCGCAGAGCCTACCTCGAGTACTTCCAAGGGCAGGGCCACGTGGTGCTGCCGTCGGCGGGCCTCGTCCCGACCGATCCCACCCTCCTCTTCACCTCGGCGGGGATGGTCCAGTTCAAGGACATCTTCTGGGGCAAGGTCCCCCCGCGGTATCCGCGCGTCGCCACGTGCCAAAAGTGCTTCCGCACCACGGACATCGAACGGGTGGGCACCACCGCCTACCACCACACGTTCTTCGAGATGCTCGGGAACTTCAGCTTCGGGGATTACTTCAAGGAGGGAGCGATCCAGCTCGCCTGGCGGTTCCTCACCCGGGAGCTCGGCCTTCCGGCGGAACGGCTGTGGGCCTCCGTGTACGAGGACGACGAAGAGGCGTTCGCCATCTGGAACGACGTGATCGGGATCCCTCGGGAGCGGATCGTGGCCCTCGGGAAGGACCACAACTGGTGGGGGCCGGTGGGGGACCGCGGCCCGTGCGGCCCGGACACCGAGATCTACTGGGACTGGGGCATTCCTCCCTGCGGCCCGGATTGCAAACCCTCCTGCGACTGTGGCCGGTTCTCCGAGATCTGGAACCTCGTGTTCATGCAGTACGACGCCGGAGCCGACGGAGCGCTCCGGGAGCTTGCGCGGAAGAACATCGACACCGGGATGGGCCTGGAGCGCATGACTGCCGTCCTCCAGGGTGTTCCCTCCAACTTCGACACCGACCTCTTCATGCCAATCGTCGAGACCATCCAGGATATGTCACCGATAAAATACCATCCGGACCAGCTCCCGTTCCACCGGAACGCTGTGGCTGACCATATTCGCGCTGTTACCTTCCTCATCGCCGACGGTGTGCTGCCAGACAGCGAAGATAGCCGTGGTTCGGTGTTGCGGAAGGTCTTTATCCGCCTCTTTACCTGTGCCGATGCGCTTCGGATCCCCTCGGACAAGGTGGTCCGCCTTGTGGATCCGGTTATGGAAACGCTGGGGGACGTGTATCCCGAAATCCGTGAGCGCAGAGAGCTGATAACGCGGGTAGTCTTGGCAGAAGCTGACACATACCAGCGGCGCTGGGACACATTGCGGCGGGTTGCGGCCGAGCTCCCCTCAGACTTGGACAAACTCTCCGGCGACATCATCTTCAAATGGTACGACACTCACGGCATCCCGAAGGACTTAATCCTCGCGTTTGCCTCAGAGCGAGGGCTCATCCTGGACTGGGAAGGGTTTGAGCGGGAGCTTGCGGCCCAGCGGGCCCGCTCCCGCACGGTCGTGTCCTACGACA
This genomic interval from Candidatus Acetothermia bacterium contains the following:
- a CDS encoding ABC transporter substrate-binding protein produces the protein MVHKVGMAFLLIVLVGAIVWGGPDQNNIVIGTTQEPDQLNPWEGAADTKENVMALFFIGLTYFDTEGNLLPGLATEVPSEANGRLRIVRDAAGNFVRQEVDWTIRDEAFWSDGVPITTADVLFTLEVQNHPLIPVTFRTFSAIIEEIKVRDDKNFTIVYKEPNLFYASPTGRIGLA
- a CDS encoding DUF4384 domain-containing protein, which encodes MKKMAWIVALVLALAATGLGQVEPKGIIIEPPTPEGLTVRIWVDKPAYAIGEYVQVNFEVNKAAYIYIWDILPDGRVQQIFPNQYDQQNYFPAGRHTLPRPGTFRWRVDPPTGTEWLQIMAVTQPIPGIFGGFSVEIPFPILSPDPLQFQVQIQGLVPEPAERAFDFTSFEIVSGVAPGYGTLVVNTTPSLARLYVDGVFRGWTPRTLNLTAGFHDVLIRKSGYQDHSVRVFIIAGRTRTLDVALTPFAVNQPPVAQFTYTPPTPLPGTSVTFNGTGSYDPDGSIIAYQWDLNGDGVVDRTGAVVTWTYTLPGTYNVTLYVMDNMGATGQTTRPVTVVWTGIPGMPPMFGIPGIYVWGTDTWRITVNGASTWTTPHAYRIELRTDGQFVGVSTEAGPSPLGLIPEPTTEGWRLVFEGSVVSNRVTYAFQVTGATSIYMDLRLDMDGDGNLDRSSGFVRLREFMVSPPTNPLVVGVPEGYTGALVPSLNFRIGMPISYTDVVRIVWWQTTIGALEGP
- a CDS encoding glycogen-binding domain-containing protein, producing MMPFDELDERIRNAIAQEVEAGLPRLAGMEARVMAELAARPDRRPFWARLARARWRWALAGCGVAVLAIGFVIGRLSAPGPSPLLAHGGSLFAVAVPGARMVAVVGDFSAWQPVPLADPDGDGIWTATIALPPGRYEYAFVVDGRWIGQDPLADEYVRSFGEYASVRYIGGGS
- a CDS encoding sigma-70 family RNA polymerase sigma factor; the protein is MSEGELVLIQRSLNGDLEAWGEIVSRYKNAAFGVAMAIVRNRADAEDVVQDAFIRAYQRLDRYDLSRKFSTWLFAVTANVAKNALRRRRRDPMPKAIWAEDPAHMVWREDMEAAVREAVWGLPEAYRAPLVLRYWHELSLEEIAETLGLRLGTVKTRLHRARALVRAELAERGVIHDAV
- a CDS encoding PKD domain-containing protein, which encodes MRSVGKVAVLVLLGLGLSGCAWLFTPLQAVLTATPTSGVAPLSVTFSAAGSTGTIVSFTLDFETDGTVDYTGTDITVAVVHTYDAPGTYTATLTVQDARGRTNAATVTITVTASPTTTVSLGAIPASGPAPLDDVDFWVTINAAPGRRIVHLRLEYGDGSPDFEATVDLVAYNGLLTGHSYTDPGTYTATLTATDDEAQATSASVMITVTSPPPEITSFSVYDGVNPPVKFDDVDPTLAITAGHTVDFDFAAQAAAGREIAKYTLLCPGSDIPSLTEEGLTGNTLTRNDLMRTYATAGTYTATLQVWDDVGNSDLATLTIEVTAP
- the lnt gene encoding apolipoprotein N-acyltransferase, translating into MVLFVRVLAGALAAGLLWAAFFPGMAMLAWVALVPLFWAVDGAGVRRGAAVGATFGVLFFALEFSSLLSLRPFVGGVAFLVCGALAIYGALFAVVFAGVGGIRASPLLWAGAWTLLEVARAAGPLGFTFGSLPAAVSGTPFLSASALGGPWLLSLGVAWTAGCLARGLRRRRWLPGTALGPLALLALAWASPALPPQGALTVALVQPNIPQADRLDPERLPDLVARYRELLAGIAPPLDLVVVPENALPAFLRQEPEHLALFQDAARRLNATLLVGTGDFRSGRIYNTILVLSPAGEVVGTYAKTHLVPFGEYVPGREIWRRLGLGPLFARLLPVDQAPGEGVRPVGSYGVMICFESTFPAISRELARGGAEVLLTPTNDAWFGRTRILWEHYALGALRAAETGRAFVQAGQTGFTGGWGPSGKDLGRLPPWEQGVLTLRVPLYTGLTPYARVGDGPALALAGALALLGFIPKKRPRPCRAGPRRSVIER
- the lgt gene encoding prolipoprotein diacylglyceryl transferase, with translation MHPILVRLGPIEIRYYGLMYVIAFVLGYFIIRAEARRKGLVTSSEDVLDLFLITIPLGILFARAYYVAFQWERYRYALWEIPQVWHGGLAIHGGLLGGVLGLLIFSRWKRVAFWRLADASVPALALGQVLGRIGNFLNGDAFGTPTDLPWGVVFPPTSMAGQFYPGQPVHPAMLYEAVGVLLIFVLLWRLRRRPAQPGFLAAVYFLAYGALRFVCEYFRGDALMLGPWRAAQVASVLLVIGFASWLLARKLWRPIR